One genomic region from Paroceanicella profunda encodes:
- a CDS encoding calcium-binding protein, translated as MAYQKILAAPRGQDFDFLTALFVNGRDTRADDNVIVLQGWSDPGLRVTLHGTYTYAGEDLTGGTITSMVFQDGGRVFQVWGGLSVNAAQVAQLMEQTDQGGDLYLVRNLFEAIRRTVDVRAGGLETEATPGVLSVTGSTDDDTITGRPAADVFYGGAGNDTLSGEDGANRLYGGAGADQISSGLGAARLFGGTGDDMLDVGAGASLVFGEGGDDFIYGGDSVDRLYGGDGADFIHGGGSTDLIYGGAGNDELYSGDSSSSDDSRMWGDAGNDWLVGYAGRDTLFGGIGGDTLNGGGGNDLLNGGAHNDDLQGEGGDDRLFGEDGNDLLNGGAGTNVLFGGEGRDNLSTEGVNSRLYGGAGRDILYANEDGTRLYGGGDDDRFTGYGDGQLLRGDAGNDMFISRGENATLYGGTGDDIITGLGDNALVELDAGDDILRTLADNGTIYAGSGDDRIGSYFGGADSLIFGGAGNDRIRATGDGVRVNGGSGADNITIDADTGRASVIIGGAGGDTLTLLGGNGTSSILRAGGGNDRVEAEGAIVYGDAGNDTITAKVTDRAGSTVYGGDGNDRISVFGWTEDARSAVIYGGDGNDTFETGADTYLIYRDAGAFGTDRMLNGDTGSIFGWGEEDGNGGQILHTAATTHIVLDLDTEADILWRPSIYGFVVRVTNSESGALLGNIVVDDVVNQDFDALDYLAGYRAMEQAIGYTAPDDIL; from the coding sequence GTGGCTTATCAAAAGATTCTTGCAGCACCGCGTGGCCAGGACTTCGATTTCCTCACCGCACTGTTCGTCAACGGACGCGATACCCGGGCGGACGACAATGTGATTGTCCTTCAGGGCTGGAGCGACCCGGGCCTGCGGGTTACCCTCCACGGAACCTATACATATGCCGGGGAAGATCTCACCGGCGGCACCATCACCAGCATGGTGTTCCAGGACGGCGGGCGTGTGTTCCAGGTCTGGGGCGGGCTCTCCGTCAACGCGGCCCAGGTCGCGCAGCTGATGGAGCAGACGGACCAGGGCGGTGACCTCTACCTGGTGCGCAACCTGTTCGAGGCCATCCGCCGCACGGTGGACGTGCGGGCCGGCGGGCTGGAGACGGAGGCCACCCCGGGTGTGCTGAGCGTCACCGGCAGCACGGACGACGACACCATCACCGGCAGGCCCGCGGCGGACGTGTTCTACGGCGGTGCGGGCAATGACACCCTCTCCGGGGAGGACGGCGCGAACCGGCTCTACGGCGGCGCGGGCGCCGACCAGATCTCCAGCGGCCTGGGCGCGGCGCGGCTCTTCGGCGGCACGGGGGATGACATGCTGGACGTCGGAGCCGGCGCAAGCCTCGTCTTCGGCGAGGGCGGCGACGATTTCATCTATGGCGGAGACTCGGTGGACCGGCTCTACGGCGGCGACGGCGCTGATTTCATTCATGGCGGCGGCAGCACCGACCTGATCTACGGCGGCGCCGGCAACGACGAGCTCTACAGCGGCGATTCCTCCTCCTCCGACGACTCCCGCATGTGGGGTGACGCGGGCAACGACTGGCTCGTGGGATACGCCGGCCGGGACACCCTGTTCGGCGGCATCGGAGGCGACACGCTGAACGGCGGCGGCGGCAACGACCTGCTCAACGGCGGCGCCCACAACGACGACCTGCAGGGCGAGGGCGGCGATGACCGGCTCTTCGGCGAGGACGGGAACGACCTGCTCAACGGCGGCGCGGGCACGAACGTGCTCTTCGGCGGCGAGGGGCGGGACAACCTGTCCACCGAAGGGGTGAACAGCCGGCTTTACGGCGGCGCGGGGAGGGACATCCTCTACGCCAACGAGGACGGAACCCGGCTCTACGGTGGCGGCGACGATGACAGGTTCACCGGCTATGGCGACGGCCAGCTTCTGCGCGGCGACGCCGGCAACGACATGTTCATCTCCCGCGGCGAGAACGCCACCCTCTATGGCGGAACCGGCGACGACATCATCACCGGCCTCGGCGACAACGCGCTGGTGGAACTGGATGCAGGCGACGACATCCTGCGCACCCTGGCGGACAACGGCACCATCTACGCGGGCTCCGGGGATGACCGCATCGGCTCCTATTTCGGCGGTGCGGACAGCCTCATCTTCGGCGGGGCCGGCAATGACCGGATCCGTGCCACGGGCGACGGGGTGCGCGTGAACGGCGGCAGCGGCGCGGACAACATCACCATCGACGCGGACACCGGCCGGGCGTCGGTGATCATCGGCGGCGCCGGCGGCGACACCCTGACCCTGCTCGGCGGCAACGGCACATCGAGCATCCTGCGTGCCGGCGGAGGCAATGACCGGGTCGAGGCGGAGGGCGCCATCGTCTACGGCGACGCGGGCAATGACACGATCACCGCCAAGGTCACCGACAGGGCGGGGTCCACCGTCTACGGCGGCGACGGCAACGACCGGATCTCCGTTTTCGGCTGGACGGAGGATGCCCGGTCGGCGGTGATCTACGGCGGTGACGGCAACGACACGTTCGAAACCGGTGCCGACACCTACCTCATCTATCGCGATGCCGGCGCCTTCGGCACCGACCGCATGCTGAACGGAGACACCGGCAGTATCTTCGGCTGGGGCGAGGAGGACGGCAACGGCGGCCAGATCCTCCACACCGCGGCCACAACGCATATCGTGCTCGACCTGGACACGGAGGCCGACATTCTCTGGCGCCCGTCGATCTACGGGTTCGTGGTGCGGGTGACGAACAGCGAAAGCGGTGCGCTGCTCGGCAACATCGTGGTCGACGACGTGGTGAACCAGGATTTCGACGCGCTGGACTATCTCGCCGGCTACCGGGCGATGGAACAGGCCATCGGCTACACGGCCCCGGACGACATCCTCTGA
- a CDS encoding helix-turn-helix transcriptional regulator gives MLHALTDHEHEFHTGMTVDAAMEVALALLRPEGFDIATYDFSPVPLSHEGEFITPAVLSLCNAPEDMEGLWCRGGYYQIDPVMEASLAVSRPFAWAHGGRQSPVMRKVLAEKHSPVVSYLHDTRMTCGITVPIRAEGGALATFSAIRLDPERAAAGDAEQLLAAVGQLGRIFHDAVYPGFDAATRTSRHIRLTPRERQCLRLCAAGLTTKQIAHELSRSVPTVTLHLNSATRKLGARNRFQAIARAAHYRLLEPDA, from the coding sequence ATGCTGCACGCGCTCACCGACCATGAACACGAATTCCACACCGGCATGACCGTGGACGCGGCCATGGAGGTGGCGCTGGCGCTGCTGCGCCCGGAAGGCTTCGACATCGCCACCTATGACTTCTCGCCGGTGCCGCTGAGCCATGAGGGCGAATTCATCACCCCCGCCGTGCTCAGCCTGTGCAATGCGCCGGAGGACATGGAAGGCCTGTGGTGCCGCGGCGGGTATTACCAGATCGACCCGGTGATGGAGGCCTCGCTGGCGGTGAGCCGCCCCTTCGCCTGGGCGCATGGCGGCCGGCAAAGCCCGGTGATGCGCAAGGTGCTGGCGGAAAAGCACTCTCCGGTGGTCTCCTACCTGCACGACACGCGGATGACCTGCGGCATCACCGTGCCCATCCGCGCCGAGGGCGGGGCGCTCGCCACCTTCTCCGCCATCCGGCTGGACCCGGAACGGGCCGCCGCGGGCGATGCGGAGCAGCTTCTGGCCGCGGTGGGCCAGCTGGGGCGGATCTTTCACGATGCCGTCTACCCCGGGTTCGACGCCGCCACCCGCACCAGCCGGCACATCCGCCTCACCCCGCGCGAACGCCAGTGCCTGCGCCTGTGCGCCGCCGGGCTCACCACCAAGCAGATCGCGCATGAGCTCAGCCGCTCCGTGCCCACGGTGACGCTGCACCTGAACTCCGCCACCCGGAAACTGGGCGCGCGCAACCGCTTCCAGGCCATCGCCCGCGCCGCGCATTACCGGCTGCTGGAGCCCGACGCCTGA
- a CDS encoding ABC transporter substrate-binding protein, with translation MRPRTTLAALMSGIALAGLAATMPAGGARAEAGTPGGTLRLLAKAASGTIDPHINYTLQYFQINYMLYDGLVTFRKAGDDTGFDVVADLAEALPEPQNDGKTYVFKLREGIKFSDGTDLTPEDVLASFQRIFKVSGPTSGTFYNGIVGADACLESPADCTLEGGVVIDDAANTVTINLTAPDGEFLQKIAIPHAAILPAETPAEDAGTTPVPGTGPYMIESYNPNERLRMVRNPHFEEWSADAQPAGYPDEIDYDFGLTEEAAVTAIQNGQADWMFDPPPPDRLAEIGSRYASQVSLHPLTAMWYAPMNTNLAPFDDVRVRQAVNYAIDRSAIVKLFGGAALAQPACQILPPGFPSYVPYCPYTAGDTDTWSAPDMEKARALVAESGTAGQEVTIVAEDNTVSRAIGVYLQGVLNELGYKTSVQPISQNIQFTYIQNTNNKVQISISQWFQDYPSPSNFLQVLFGCDSFTPGSDASVNISGFCDEAIDAKMDEAAALTLTDPEKSAAMWTEVDHAVTDAAPAAVLFTPKRVDFVSKRVQNFTFSPQFYWIMSQSWLQ, from the coding sequence ATGCGACCCAGAACGACCCTTGCCGCATTGATGTCGGGGATCGCCCTCGCGGGCCTCGCCGCCACGATGCCGGCCGGTGGCGCGCGCGCCGAAGCGGGCACGCCCGGCGGCACCCTGCGCCTGCTCGCCAAGGCGGCCTCGGGCACCATCGACCCGCACATCAACTACACGCTGCAGTATTTCCAGATCAACTACATGCTCTACGACGGGCTGGTGACCTTCCGGAAGGCGGGGGACGACACCGGCTTCGACGTGGTGGCCGACCTCGCCGAGGCGCTGCCGGAGCCGCAGAACGACGGCAAGACCTATGTCTTCAAGCTGCGCGAGGGCATCAAATTCTCCGACGGCACCGACCTCACGCCGGAGGACGTGCTCGCCTCCTTCCAGCGCATCTTCAAGGTCTCCGGCCCCACCTCCGGCACGTTCTACAACGGCATCGTGGGCGCGGACGCCTGCCTGGAAAGCCCGGCGGACTGCACGCTCGAGGGCGGCGTGGTCATCGATGACGCGGCGAACACCGTGACCATCAACCTCACCGCCCCGGACGGCGAGTTCCTGCAGAAGATCGCCATCCCGCATGCCGCGATCCTGCCGGCCGAAACCCCCGCCGAGGATGCAGGCACCACGCCCGTGCCCGGCACCGGCCCCTACATGATCGAGAGCTACAACCCGAATGAGCGGCTGCGCATGGTGCGCAACCCCCACTTCGAGGAGTGGAGCGCCGACGCCCAGCCCGCGGGCTACCCCGACGAGATCGACTATGATTTCGGCCTCACCGAGGAAGCCGCGGTGACCGCGATCCAGAACGGCCAGGCCGACTGGATGTTCGATCCGCCCCCGCCGGACCGCCTTGCCGAGATCGGCTCGCGCTATGCCTCCCAGGTGTCGCTGCACCCGCTGACGGCGATGTGGTACGCGCCGATGAACACCAACCTCGCGCCCTTCGACGATGTGCGCGTGCGCCAGGCGGTGAACTACGCCATCGACCGCTCGGCCATCGTGAAGCTGTTCGGCGGCGCGGCGCTGGCGCAGCCCGCCTGCCAGATCCTGCCGCCCGGCTTCCCCTCCTACGTGCCCTATTGCCCCTACACCGCGGGCGATACCGACACCTGGAGCGCGCCGGACATGGAGAAGGCCAGGGCGCTGGTGGCCGAGTCCGGCACCGCCGGCCAGGAAGTCACCATCGTGGCGGAGGACAACACCGTCTCCCGCGCCATCGGTGTCTACCTGCAGGGCGTGCTGAACGAGCTGGGCTACAAGACCTCGGTGCAGCCGATCTCGCAGAACATCCAGTTCACCTACATCCAGAACACCAACAACAAGGTGCAGATCTCCATCTCGCAGTGGTTCCAGGACTACCCGTCGCCCTCGAACTTCCTGCAGGTGCTCTTCGGCTGCGACAGCTTCACCCCCGGCTCCGACGCCTCGGTGAACATCTCCGGCTTCTGCGACGAGGCCATCGACGCGAAGATGGACGAGGCCGCCGCCCTCACCCTCACCGACCCCGAAAAGTCGGCCGCGATGTGGACCGAAGTGGACCACGCGGTGACGGATGCCGCGCCCGCCGCGGTGCTCTTCACCCCCAAGCGCGTCGATTTCGTGTCCAAGCGGGTGCAGAACTTCACCTTCTCCCCGCAGTTCTACTGGATCATGAGCCAGTCCTGGCTCCAGTGA
- a CDS encoding ABC transporter permease codes for MTDTTPPLPERARAAEGPWATAWRRLKRDRAALAALAVLLVILVACLAAPLYASFVSGTNPFATNLNGTITVDGKSRDVLEASTEGLGLGLTPIGPTWQFGPYMLGADNQGRDVAARLLYGGRNSLFIAGAAAVLCLVVATFVGVVAGFFGGLVDTVLSRILDVLWAFPIFLLAISLSIVLISQPLLIGPFEIRSGSLALPIVIIGVVYIPYVARPIRNHVITLMKSEFVTAAVGLGASPWRILWVDILPNVVTRIIVFVPLMLALNMIIESALSFLSIGVQPPDASWGTIIQDGQGLLYSRPAVALAPGIAIAVTVLALNIFGDGVRDALDPKSTVRIG; via the coding sequence ATGACCGACACCACACCCCCCCTTCCCGAAAGAGCCCGTGCGGCCGAGGGCCCCTGGGCCACCGCCTGGCGCCGGCTGAAGCGTGACCGCGCGGCGCTCGCCGCCCTCGCCGTGCTGCTCGTCATCCTCGTGGCCTGCCTCGCGGCGCCGCTCTACGCCTCGTTCGTCTCCGGCACGAACCCGTTCGCGACCAATCTCAACGGCACCATCACCGTCGACGGCAAGAGCCGCGACGTGCTGGAAGCCTCCACCGAGGGGCTGGGCCTCGGCCTCACGCCCATCGGCCCCACCTGGCAGTTCGGCCCCTACATGCTGGGCGCCGACAACCAGGGACGCGACGTGGCCGCGCGCCTGCTCTACGGCGGGCGCAACTCGCTGTTCATCGCCGGCGCCGCGGCGGTGCTCTGTCTCGTGGTCGCCACCTTCGTGGGCGTGGTGGCGGGCTTCTTCGGCGGGCTGGTCGACACGGTGCTCTCCCGCATCCTCGACGTGCTCTGGGCCTTCCCCATCTTCCTGCTCGCCATCTCGCTCTCCATCGTGCTGATCTCCCAGCCGCTGCTGATCGGGCCGTTCGAGATCCGCTCCGGCTCGCTGGCGCTGCCCATCGTCATCATCGGGGTGGTCTACATCCCCTACGTGGCCCGCCCGATCCGCAACCACGTGATCACGCTGATGAAATCCGAGTTCGTCACCGCGGCCGTGGGGCTGGGCGCCTCGCCCTGGCGCATCCTGTGGGTGGATATCCTGCCCAATGTCGTCACCCGCATCATCGTCTTCGTGCCGCTGATGCTGGCGCTCAACATGATCATCGAGAGCGCGCTCTCCTTCCTCTCCATCGGCGTGCAGCCGCCCGACGCGAGCTGGGGCACCATCATCCAGGACGGCCAGGGCCTGCTCTATTCCCGCCCCGCCGTGGCACTGGCGCCGGGCATCGCCATCGCGGTCACCGTGCTGGCGCTCAACATCTTCGGCGACGGCGTGCGTGACGCGCTCGACCCGAAATCCACCGTGAGGATCGGCTGA
- a CDS encoding ABC transporter permease, with protein sequence MLFALLARLGQMVLVMFGISVVAFLIFFATPGADPSARIAGRNASQETLQQVRHDFGLDRPLPMQYALMMKRLFVTRDLTSFVNRGQKVIPTVMNAIPITLSLVCGAAVLWVLGGLVVGVVAGATRGSYVDRGLMMLGLAGISMPVFWLGEVANLVTQSRWHDTWAFSWVPALGYVPLSEDPWGWFKALVIPWTVLATLYVGLYGRVLRASLIEMMQEDFIRTARAKGIGEARVLLHHGLRTSLVAFVTMFGLDFGALVGGGALLTEVVFGLQGVGKLTYDALQTLDLPMILATVIYASFFVVMANFVVDILHAILDPRARDAR encoded by the coding sequence ATGCTCTTCGCGCTTCTCGCCCGGCTGGGCCAGATGGTGCTGGTGATGTTCGGCATCTCCGTGGTCGCCTTCCTGATCTTCTTCGCCACCCCGGGGGCCGACCCCTCGGCCCGCATCGCCGGGCGCAACGCCAGCCAGGAAACCCTCCAGCAGGTGCGCCACGACTTCGGCCTCGACCGCCCGCTGCCGATGCAATACGCGCTGATGATGAAGCGGCTCTTCGTCACCCGCGACCTCACCTCCTTCGTGAACCGCGGGCAGAAGGTGATCCCCACGGTGATGAACGCCATCCCCATCACCCTGTCGCTGGTCTGCGGCGCGGCGGTGCTCTGGGTGCTGGGCGGGCTCGTCGTCGGCGTGGTGGCCGGCGCCACGCGGGGCAGCTACGTGGACCGCGGGCTGATGATGCTCGGCCTCGCCGGCATCTCCATGCCGGTGTTCTGGCTGGGCGAGGTGGCGAACCTCGTCACCCAGTCGCGCTGGCATGACACATGGGCCTTCTCCTGGGTGCCCGCCCTCGGCTACGTGCCGCTGTCGGAGGACCCCTGGGGCTGGTTCAAGGCCCTCGTCATCCCCTGGACCGTGCTCGCCACCCTTTATGTCGGCCTCTACGGACGGGTGCTGCGCGCCTCGCTCATCGAGATGATGCAGGAGGATTTCATCCGCACCGCCCGCGCCAAGGGCATCGGCGAGGCCCGGGTGCTGCTGCACCACGGGCTGCGCACCTCGCTGGTGGCCTTCGTGACCATGTTCGGCCTCGACTTCGGCGCCCTCGTGGGCGGCGGCGCGCTGCTCACCGAGGTGGTGTTCGGCCTGCAGGGGGTGGGCAAGCTCACCTATGACGCGCTGCAGACCCTCGACCTGCCGATGATCCTCGCCACGGTGATCTACGCCTCCTTCTTCGTGGTGATGGCGAATTTCGTCGTCGACATCCTGCATGCCATTCTCGACCCGAGGGCCCGCGATGCCCGCTGA
- a CDS encoding ABC transporter ATP-binding protein, which produces MPAEPLLEVSGLTVSFRTEDGLVEAVRGISFAVAPGEIMGLVGESGSGKSQTLLALMGLITSPNAVLTGSVRFRGQELVGLGRRALDRIRGRDMAMIFQDPMTALTPVHTIGAQIVEQIRAHERISPRAARARAVELISAVGIPAPADVAGRYPHQLSGGMRQRAVIAMALSCNPALLIADEPTTALDVTVQAQILELIGRLRDEFGSAVILVTHDLGVVAEIADTVRVMYAGKVVEEGTKRALFTAPQHPYAWGLFASIPPLEGARPARLSAIPGAPPRLSALPAGCAFRPRCAHAHAACTAMPALTGEGGHRAACALSPAHRAELLAAGEARS; this is translated from the coding sequence ATGCCCGCTGAACCGCTGCTCGAGGTCTCCGGCCTCACCGTATCCTTCCGCACCGAGGACGGGCTGGTGGAGGCCGTGCGCGGAATCTCCTTCGCCGTCGCCCCCGGCGAGATCATGGGGCTGGTGGGCGAGAGCGGCTCCGGCAAGAGCCAGACCCTGCTCGCCCTCATGGGGCTCATCACCAGCCCCAATGCCGTGCTGACGGGCTCCGTGCGCTTCCGCGGGCAGGAGCTGGTGGGCCTCGGCCGCCGCGCGCTGGACCGCATCCGCGGCCGCGACATGGCGATGATCTTCCAGGACCCGATGACCGCCCTCACCCCGGTGCACACCATCGGCGCCCAGATCGTGGAGCAGATCCGCGCGCATGAGCGCATCTCGCCCCGCGCCGCCCGGGCGCGGGCGGTGGAACTGATCTCCGCCGTCGGCATCCCCGCCCCGGCCGACGTGGCCGGGCGCTACCCGCACCAGCTCTCGGGCGGCATGCGCCAGCGCGCGGTGATCGCCATGGCGCTGTCCTGCAACCCCGCGCTGCTGATCGCGGATGAGCCCACCACCGCGCTTGACGTCACCGTGCAGGCCCAGATCCTCGAGCTCATCGGCCGGCTGCGCGACGAGTTCGGCTCCGCCGTCATCCTCGTCACCCATGATCTCGGCGTGGTGGCCGAGATCGCCGACACGGTGCGGGTGATGTATGCCGGCAAGGTGGTGGAGGAGGGCACGAAGCGCGCGCTCTTCACCGCGCCGCAGCACCCCTATGCCTGGGGGCTCTTCGCCTCCATCCCGCCGCTGGAGGGCGCGCGGCCGGCCCGGCTCTCGGCCATTCCGGGCGCGCCGCCGCGCCTCTCCGCCCTGCCGGCGGGCTGCGCCTTCCGCCCGCGCTGCGCCCATGCCCATGCCGCCTGCACCGCCATGCCGGCGCTCACCGGCGAGGGCGGCCACCGCGCCGCCTGCGCGCTGAGCCCCGCGCACCGGGCCGAACTTCTCGCCGCCGGGGAGGCCCGCTCATGA
- a CDS encoding ABC transporter ATP-binding protein, whose protein sequence is MTAVPLLRATDLSKTYRVGRSLLPARRRAVQAVSEVSLEVMPGETLGIVGESGCGKSSLGRCLMRLQDITSGRLEFEGRDITRASAARMRPLRREMQMVFQDPAASLNPRRRVGDLLSDPFRIHAACDRAEIPDRVAALLRRVDLLPEHAMRFPHEFSGGQKQRIGIARALALRPKLVVADEPVSALDVSIQAQIVNLLADLREELGLTYIFIAHDLSVVRQISNRVAVMYLGSVVETGPVDQVFAAPRHPYTAALRSAVPVPKVDVPRPARTILTGDLPSPMNPPSGCRFHTRCPRATALCKAERPAMLPDGRGAAVACHHPLEG, encoded by the coding sequence ATGACCGCCGTTCCGCTGCTGCGCGCCACCGACCTGTCGAAGACCTACCGCGTGGGCCGGTCGCTGCTGCCCGCCCGCCGCCGCGCCGTGCAGGCGGTGAGCGAGGTCTCGCTCGAGGTGATGCCGGGCGAGACCCTCGGCATCGTGGGCGAGAGCGGCTGCGGGAAATCCTCCCTCGGCCGCTGCCTGATGAGGTTGCAGGACATCACCTCCGGCCGGCTGGAGTTCGAGGGCCGGGACATCACCCGCGCCTCGGCCGCGCGCATGCGCCCGCTGCGCCGCGAGATGCAGATGGTCTTCCAGGACCCCGCCGCCTCGCTCAACCCGCGCCGCCGGGTGGGCGACCTGCTGTCCGACCCGTTCCGCATCCACGCCGCCTGCGACCGCGCCGAGATCCCGGATCGCGTCGCCGCCCTGCTGCGCCGGGTGGACCTGCTGCCCGAGCACGCGATGCGCTTCCCGCACGAGTTCTCCGGTGGCCAGAAACAGCGCATCGGCATCGCCCGCGCCCTGGCGCTGCGCCCGAAGCTGGTGGTGGCGGACGAGCCGGTCTCCGCCCTCGATGTCTCCATCCAGGCGCAGATCGTCAACCTGCTCGCCGACCTGCGCGAGGAACTTGGCCTCACCTACATCTTCATCGCCCACGACCTCTCGGTGGTGCGGCAGATCTCCAACCGCGTGGCGGTGATGTATCTCGGCTCGGTGGTGGAGACCGGGCCGGTGGACCAGGTGTTCGCCGCCCCGCGCCACCCCTACACCGCCGCGCTGCGCTCCGCCGTGCCGGTGCCGAAGGTGGATGTGCCGCGCCCCGCGCGCACCATCCTCACCGGCGACCTGCCGAGCCCGATGAACCCGCCCTCCGGCTGCCGCTTCCACACCCGCTGCCCGCGCGCCACCGCCCTGTGCAAGGCCGAGCGGCCGGCGATGCTGCCCGACGGGCGCGGCGCCGCCGTGGCCTGCCACCACCCGCTGGAAGGCTGA
- a CDS encoding DUF2938 family protein, whose translation MEFLFKGLLIGAGATLVFDLWVRFVIAGLLGLPGANWTLGGRWFAHMPRGRFRHDSIAAAESIPGETALGWTMHYVIGIAYGLILLALCGADWGRAPTLWPALAFGLITVLAGWLVMAPCMGAGIAASRAPRPMLVRSVQLSNHAAFGVGMWLWALAAAALWG comes from the coding sequence GTGGAATTTCTCTTCAAGGGCCTTCTGATCGGCGCAGGCGCGACGCTGGTCTTCGACCTCTGGGTGCGCTTCGTTATCGCCGGGCTTCTCGGCCTGCCCGGCGCGAACTGGACGCTGGGGGGCCGCTGGTTCGCCCACATGCCGCGCGGCCGCTTCCGGCATGACAGCATCGCGGCGGCGGAAAGCATTCCGGGGGAGACGGCCCTGGGCTGGACGATGCATTACGTGATCGGCATTGCCTACGGGCTCATCCTGCTCGCCCTGTGCGGCGCGGACTGGGGCCGGGCGCCGACCCTCTGGCCCGCGCTGGCCTTCGGGCTCATCACCGTGCTGGCCGGCTGGCTGGTGATGGCGCCCTGCATGGGGGCCGGCATCGCCGCCTCGCGCGCGCCGCGGCCGATGCTGGTGCGCAGCGTTCAACTCTCGAACCATGCCGCGTTCGGCGTGGGCATGTGGCTCTGGGCGCTGGCCGCCGCCGCGCTCTGGGGCTGA
- a CDS encoding ABC transporter permease, whose protein sequence is MMDPDAHYVAPGGHDPDAERQVIERHDLDAATWLLVWRRFLRHRLAVVSGLFLLVIYLALPFVDFLAPYEPAARDDNHLLAPPQPLGLFDGGLLVSYPSTEALDLSTLQRIYKPEYDTPQPVRWFASCGTGYSFLGLWTSDNHLVCPPEGGTLYILGTDRLGRDLLSRLMHGARLSLTVGLIGVAISFAIGMIVGGVAGYFGGWVDACVQRVIEIIRSLPELPIWLALSAAVPASWGPVAVFFVISIILGLLDWPGLARAVRSKFLALREEEYVRAAELMGASTTRVIGAHMMPNFMSHLVATATLSIPSMILGETALSFLGLGLRPPAVSWGLMLNDALQMGQGSITVAPWVLWPLAPVMLVVLAYNFVGDGIRDALDPYS, encoded by the coding sequence ATGATGGACCCGGACGCCCACTACGTCGCCCCCGGCGGGCATGACCCGGACGCGGAGCGGCAGGTCATCGAGCGCCATGACCTCGACGCCGCCACCTGGCTGCTGGTCTGGCGCCGCTTCCTGCGCCACCGGCTGGCGGTGGTCTCGGGCCTGTTCCTGCTGGTGATCTACCTCGCCCTGCCCTTCGTGGACTTTCTCGCCCCCTACGAGCCGGCGGCCCGCGACGACAACCACCTGCTCGCCCCGCCCCAGCCCCTCGGCCTGTTCGACGGCGGGCTGCTGGTGAGCTACCCGAGCACCGAGGCCCTGGACCTCTCCACCCTGCAACGCATCTACAAGCCGGAATACGACACCCCGCAGCCGGTGCGCTGGTTCGCAAGCTGCGGAACCGGCTACAGTTTCCTCGGCCTGTGGACCAGCGACAACCACCTGGTCTGCCCGCCGGAGGGCGGCACGCTCTACATCCTGGGCACGGACAGGCTGGGCCGCGACCTGCTCAGCCGGCTGATGCACGGCGCGCGCCTCAGCCTCACCGTGGGGTTGATCGGCGTGGCGATCTCCTTCGCCATCGGGATGATCGTCGGCGGCGTGGCGGGGTATTTCGGCGGCTGGGTGGATGCCTGCGTGCAGCGGGTGATCGAGATCATCCGCTCGCTGCCCGAACTGCCGATCTGGCTGGCGCTCTCGGCCGCGGTGCCGGCAAGCTGGGGGCCGGTGGCGGTGTTCTTCGTGATCTCGATCATCCTGGGCCTGCTGGACTGGCCGGGCCTGGCGCGCGCGGTGCGCTCCAAGTTCCTCGCCCTGCGCGAGGAGGAATACGTGCGCGCCGCCGAGCTGATGGGGGCCTCCACCACACGGGTGATCGGGGCGCACATGATGCCGAACTTCATGAGCCACCTGGTCGCGACCGCCACCCTCTCCATCCCCTCGATGATCCTGGGCGAGACGGCGCTGAGCTTCCTCGGGCTCGGGCTGCGGCCGCCGGCGGTGAGCTGGGGCCTGATGCTCAACGATGCGCTGCAGATGGGGCAGGGCTCCATCACCGTGGCCCCCTGGGTGCTCTGGCCGCTGGCGCCGGTGATGCTGGTGGTGCTGGCCTACAACTTCGTCGGCGACGGCATCCGTGACGCGCTGGACCCCTATTCCTGA